The uncultured Desulfuromonas sp. genome has a segment encoding these proteins:
- a CDS encoding adenosylcobinamide amidohydrolase, giving the protein MTYKHLLPTLLLTALLLLPAAPGHAAAVWTDAFGRDIAFSRAPQRVVSLVPTVTEMLLRLGVDEPLLAVTYHSDMPPEVAAKPRIGGFFAPDLARVAALQPEVVFYSAIQKEVPDYFADSATVLIEVDTRSIDGAFASLLKLGELFNCRDRAEELVAMNRDQLRLIAAKVAKIPLERRKRVLRLMGRERIMTPGADSFQNELIRAAGGIPPDFTAAGAIVPVSLQQWRHFDPQVIYGCGDDNSAVAPILAEDGWRDVAAVRDGKIFHYACDLTCRAGTHIGYFVAWLAADIYQDAFSQVENVAEPDAIVAERRLDLPLAYVKQARVIHSRIDDFVHKTLRVDLKQPMTVVSTLEGPRPGISVVGNSYSPPPTWRMLHHKGLAAGRAEVLRSLGLAQEESSLLFTGADMDNLAIVQTRYRQMEVFALVTAGVRSNAVRMSQDVGAFYEPGTINMLLFSNLRLSPRAMTRAIISATEAKTAALQDLDIRSAYSGDRHQATGTGTDNILVVEGEGVAVDNAGGHSKLGELIGKAVYQAVQEAVYRQNGIVGERNIFARLKDRGYSVRELIDVRSFSDRRQFTSLVAELESLLLDERYAGFVAAALALSDQYESGLVTDLAAFDSWCVQLAGDIAAKDLVEVATGYTNDSLPPVIRHAFDALLSGLVARESL; this is encoded by the coding sequence ATGACGTACAAACACCTTTTACCGACACTTCTGCTCACGGCGCTGTTGCTGCTGCCTGCCGCGCCCGGCCATGCCGCCGCGGTGTGGACAGATGCTTTTGGCCGTGACATCGCGTTTTCCCGGGCACCGCAACGGGTGGTGTCGCTGGTGCCGACGGTGACGGAAATGCTGCTGCGCCTCGGTGTCGACGAACCGCTGCTGGCCGTGACCTATCACAGCGACATGCCGCCCGAAGTTGCCGCCAAACCGCGTATCGGCGGCTTTTTTGCCCCGGATCTGGCGCGGGTCGCCGCGCTCCAACCGGAGGTGGTGTTCTACTCGGCAATCCAGAAAGAGGTGCCGGACTATTTTGCCGACAGCGCAACCGTGCTGATCGAGGTGGATACCCGTTCCATTGACGGGGCATTCGCGAGTCTGCTCAAACTCGGTGAGCTGTTCAACTGCCGCGACCGTGCCGAGGAACTGGTTGCGATGAACCGTGACCAGTTGCGGCTGATCGCCGCGAAAGTGGCGAAAATTCCCCTGGAGCGGCGCAAAAGAGTGCTGCGGCTGATGGGGCGGGAGCGGATCATGACGCCGGGAGCCGATTCCTTCCAGAATGAGCTGATCCGCGCCGCCGGCGGCATCCCGCCGGATTTTACCGCCGCGGGCGCCATTGTGCCGGTTTCTCTGCAGCAGTGGCGGCACTTCGATCCGCAAGTGATCTATGGCTGCGGTGACGACAACAGCGCTGTGGCGCCGATTCTTGCCGAGGACGGTTGGCGGGATGTGGCGGCGGTTCGGGACGGCAAGATCTTCCATTATGCCTGTGATCTGACCTGTCGGGCCGGAACCCATATCGGCTATTTTGTTGCGTGGCTGGCCGCGGATATCTATCAGGACGCATTTTCCCAGGTGGAAAATGTGGCCGAACCGGACGCGATTGTCGCCGAGCGCCGTCTGGACCTGCCGCTGGCGTATGTCAAACAGGCCCGCGTGATTCACAGTCGCATCGATGATTTTGTTCACAAAACCCTGCGTGTCGATCTGAAACAGCCGATGACGGTGGTGTCGACGCTGGAAGGGCCGCGTCCGGGGATTTCGGTGGTCGGCAACAGTTACTCTCCTCCGCCGACCTGGAGGATGCTGCACCATAAAGGGCTGGCCGCCGGGCGGGCGGAGGTGCTCCGTTCTCTGGGCCTGGCACAAGAGGAGAGCAGCCTGCTGTTTACCGGGGCCGATATGGACAACCTGGCCATCGTCCAGACCCGTTATCGGCAGATGGAGGTGTTCGCTCTGGTTACCGCCGGTGTCAGAAGCAATGCGGTGCGCATGTCGCAAGACGTCGGCGCATTCTATGAGCCGGGGACCATCAACATGTTGCTGTTCAGTAATCTGCGTTTATCCCCCCGTGCCATGACCCGGGCGATCATTTCCGCAACCGAAGCCAAAACCGCCGCGTTGCAAGACCTTGATATCCGCAGCGCTTATTCCGGAGACCGCCACCAGGCCACCGGGACCGGAACCGACAATATCCTTGTCGTCGAGGGCGAAGGCGTGGCCGTTGATAATGCCGGTGGCCATTCCAAATTGGGAGAGCTGATCGGCAAGGCGGTGTACCAGGCGGTCCAGGAGGCGGTGTATCGGCAGAACGGCATTGTGGGCGAGCGGAATATTTTTGCGCGACTCAAGGATCGCGGCTATTCCGTGCGCGAGCTGATTGATGTCCGGTCTTTTAGCGACCGGCGGCAGTTCACGTCGTTGGTCGCCGAGTTGGAGTCGCTGCTGCTCGACGAACGTTACGCCGGTTTTGTTGCCGCGGCCCTGGCCCTCAGTGATCAGTACGAGAGCGGTCTGGTGACTGATCTTGCCGCCTTCGACAGCTGGTGCGTCCAGCTTGCTGGCGACATTGCCGCCAAAGACCTGGTCGAGGTCGCGACGGGATACACGAACGACAGTCTGCCGCCCGTGATCAGGCACGCGTTTGACGCGCTCCTGAGCGGCCTCGTGGCGCGGGAGTCCCTGTAA
- a CDS encoding TonB-dependent receptor, with amino-acid sequence MKKRGVPALYGVLLAGLMCLPLTAAAEQSVEMDEVVVTATRTATATTGGTSVSVITAQEIAAKQLTTVEEVLKTTPGIDVVATGGLGTQSSVFIRGADSKNTLILVDGVMFNDPSGSNRGADLAHLTTDNIERIEIVRGPMSVLYGSNATAGVINIITKRGSGTPHAALSAEAGSYGTWKLSGNGSGAVGKAHYSLGVSRLESDGFSIANDDNSHIPHNGNTSEDDGYENTTVSGKFGVEISEDFEIVATLRYLDAEVDLDDWGPGYTGDRFGGWPDYAPQPDGTTDYHNETEEYLGRLDIKNRFFNDALTSDLYLQGSRHERDGYDNDGAQSYDYVGESREIGWQGSYRVNAANTLTVGGALFREEMESDSSGISKKDADTTSFWAQEQLRLGSSFELVAGVRYDDHDRFGDKTTYRLAPSYVTDFGLVLKASYGTGFRAPSLYELYSSYGSEDLDAEESEGWDVGFEQEFAAANLLVGVTYFEQTFEDRIDFDMATWHYSQQPGDTETRGVETFVQWRPVEAVLLRLNYTYNDTQDPDGARLTRRALNKVNLTASYTQGPFGVNLDCRWVGERDAISSAADENGNSVSTLDAYTVVNLAARYDITEHLRLFGRVDNLFDEFYEEAWSYATPGLSGYAGVTLTF; translated from the coding sequence GTGGTGGTCACCGCGACCCGGACCGCCACGGCCACGACGGGCGGAACGTCCGTTTCGGTGATTACGGCGCAGGAGATCGCGGCCAAACAGTTGACAACGGTCGAGGAGGTGCTCAAGACCACGCCGGGCATCGATGTCGTGGCCACGGGTGGTCTGGGAACCCAGTCATCGGTGTTCATTCGCGGTGCGGATTCGAAAAACACCCTGATCCTGGTCGACGGGGTGATGTTCAATGACCCCTCCGGTTCCAATCGCGGTGCCGACCTCGCCCATCTGACCACGGACAATATCGAACGGATCGAAATCGTCCGCGGCCCCATGAGCGTGCTCTACGGTAGTAACGCCACCGCCGGTGTCATCAACATCATCACCAAACGCGGCAGCGGTACGCCGCACGCCGCCCTCAGCGCCGAAGCCGGGTCCTACGGCACCTGGAAACTGTCCGGCAACGGCTCCGGTGCCGTCGGCAAGGCCCATTACAGCCTCGGCGTCTCGCGGCTGGAGTCGGACGGCTTCTCCATTGCCAACGATGACAACAGCCATATTCCCCATAACGGCAATACCTCCGAAGATGACGGTTATGAAAACACCACGGTTTCGGGAAAATTCGGTGTGGAGATCAGCGAGGATTTTGAAATTGTCGCCACCCTGCGCTATCTCGATGCCGAGGTGGACCTTGACGATTGGGGCCCCGGCTATACCGGTGACCGCTTCGGCGGCTGGCCGGACTATGCGCCCCAGCCCGACGGCACAACAGACTACCATAATGAAACCGAGGAATATCTCGGCCGTCTGGACATCAAAAATCGCTTTTTCAACGACGCCCTCACCTCGGATCTCTACCTGCAGGGCTCCCGCCACGAACGCGACGGTTATGACAATGACGGCGCGCAATCCTATGATTACGTCGGCGAATCCCGCGAGATCGGCTGGCAGGGCAGTTACCGGGTCAATGCCGCCAACACCCTGACGGTGGGCGGGGCGCTGTTTCGCGAGGAGATGGAAAGCGATTCGTCCGGTATCTCCAAAAAGGACGCCGACACCACGAGTTTCTGGGCCCAGGAGCAGCTGCGCCTCGGCAGCTCGTTTGAGCTGGTGGCCGGGGTGCGTTATGACGACCATGATCGTTTCGGCGATAAGACCACCTATCGCCTGGCGCCGTCCTATGTCACCGACTTCGGCCTGGTACTCAAAGCCAGCTACGGCACCGGTTTTCGCGCCCCGTCGTTGTATGAGCTGTACTCTTCCTACGGCAGCGAAGACCTGGACGCTGAAGAAAGCGAGGGCTGGGATGTCGGCTTCGAGCAGGAATTCGCCGCCGCCAACCTGCTGGTGGGCGTGACCTACTTCGAGCAGACCTTTGAGGATCGCATCGATTTCGACATGGCCACCTGGCACTACAGCCAACAGCCCGGCGACACCGAGACGCGCGGGGTGGAAACCTTTGTCCAGTGGCGCCCGGTCGAAGCGGTTCTGCTGCGGCTCAATTACACCTACAACGACACCCAGGATCCCGACGGCGCGCGCCTGACCCGGCGGGCGCTCAACAAGGTCAACCTGACGGCGTCCTACACCCAAGGACCGTTCGGGGTGAATCTCGACTGCCGCTGGGTCGGCGAACGCGACGCCATCTCTTCGGCAGCCGACGAAAACGGCAACAGCGTCAGTACGCTGGACGCCTATACGGTCGTCAACCTGGCCGCGCGCTACGACATCACGGAACATCTGCGTCTGTTCGGTCGCGTCGACAACCTGTTCGACGAATTCTACGAAGAAGCCTGGAGCTATGCCACGCCCGGTCTTTCCGGCTATGCCGGGGTCACGTTGACTTTCTAA
- a CDS encoding cobaltochelatase subunit CobN, whose translation MRVVLFLFLLLSAVSAHAGKLALLVIDGDSTVAYQGVADLDLAAVHQVRSLTLPELAQQPDAADFVAAADVVLVDVMSPELSAYMVDHDLIKGKTVYALRGSRDDDRLRQQGFVFDEAISGYFADLSRRNVTGMIKRALHQTLDPSVAYPERVSIPATAIHHPDAEQLFDSVAAYKQWYVTRYPERADRPWVALTFYITTLRDGQVEAADALINRLEESGFNPLPCFGRPDLTFEHFLHRSNGRAPADLLLSFTLKFWSALNAEVKQALKSLDIPVFNLVRLYGTELEEWRESPVGIAPLEVSWAIANPETTGAIEPTVLSAKRKKILEEGNKPLYYYDLVDENVDHLLLRINAWSHLQRTANHDKKVALLYYNHSQGKQNIGASYLNVFRSVAAIIARMRAEGYRISGDGTLSEEKVRRMILRSGRNIGSWAPGELETLLAEGEVELVPIATYRRWFDALPEAFTRPVLEQWGEPEQSDIMTKDGNIILPMVRLGNLVLLPEPSRGWSDDPIKLYHDPTVYPHHQYIAAYLWLQHQFNADAMIHLGTHATYEWLPGKQAGLAASDPSEIMVGNIPNVYPYIVDDVGEGIQAKRRGRGVIIDHLTPALKDVDLHDDLSELRDLLRRYEVSAGMGGATADEYLRQIDALLRQTGIGEALAIDKMTAADVEKIDHYLHEVDDGVIPFGMHTFGTSYAQQGLDSTLEVISAAHPDLDRRQLEKNLAASAQREMDQLINALDGGYIGAGEGNDPLRNPHALPTGKNFYGFSAARLPSKAAWKLGQKAAEDLIAEQRAEDGGYPRKVAVVLWAVESIRNEGVNESTILALLGMEPIWDSSGRVTGTRPVPGNQLGRPRIDVLVNPSGLYRDLFPEKLLWLDDAIQQAALQTDIENILADNNRQLEAALLEQGVGPEQAAAQSRLRIFTEKPGSYGNGVSELAGASGFWESDQEIAGVFLNRSSYAIGNGQWGVPSRQLLTENLKEVDTAVHSISSNIYATMDNDDMFQYLGGLSLAVRTVRGEAPKSRVTLQKMPGQVEVAPLKRVLSQELQQRYLNPQWIEGMKQENYAGAHEMAKFVEYLWGWQVTTPDAVAEVSWNQVKEVYVDDKYRQGLKEFFAANNPWAYQSITARMLEAVRKGYWHTTEQVKQQLAREYIDNVLRQGVACCDHTCNNPALNQMVINIASLPGVMDPRLVEQFKIAIEKMAQSSLEEQLEQRQQLQRQLQAGFEAQQMARRNEQQARQEETQAAQSGGPEDRQVTGYKMDKVSREDETTELSSSGIQWLAAFSVMVVLTVVAGAIWWRRRQQG comes from the coding sequence ATGCGGGTGGTTCTTTTTCTGTTCCTGCTGCTGAGCGCCGTGTCGGCACATGCGGGGAAACTTGCCCTGCTGGTGATTGACGGCGACAGCACGGTGGCCTATCAGGGCGTTGCCGATCTGGATCTCGCTGCCGTCCACCAGGTGCGCTCCCTGACTCTGCCGGAACTGGCGCAGCAGCCGGATGCCGCTGATTTTGTGGCGGCAGCCGATGTGGTGCTTGTGGATGTCATGAGCCCGGAGCTGAGCGCTTACATGGTGGACCACGACCTGATCAAAGGGAAGACGGTCTACGCGCTGCGTGGTTCTCGTGACGATGACCGTCTCAGGCAGCAGGGCTTTGTTTTTGACGAAGCGATCAGCGGATATTTCGCTGACCTGTCACGCCGGAATGTGACCGGCATGATCAAGCGGGCCTTGCATCAGACCCTTGATCCCTCGGTCGCTTACCCTGAACGGGTCAGCATTCCGGCAACCGCCATCCACCATCCCGACGCCGAACAGTTGTTTGACAGCGTTGCCGCCTATAAACAGTGGTATGTCACGCGCTATCCCGAGCGCGCGGATCGTCCCTGGGTGGCGCTGACGTTTTATATCACCACGCTGCGTGACGGCCAGGTCGAGGCGGCTGATGCCTTGATCAACAGACTCGAAGAGAGCGGCTTCAATCCGCTGCCGTGTTTCGGCCGCCCCGACCTGACGTTTGAGCACTTTTTACATCGCAGCAATGGCCGGGCGCCCGCGGATCTGTTGCTGAGTTTTACCCTCAAATTCTGGTCGGCGCTGAACGCGGAGGTCAAACAGGCGCTCAAGAGTCTTGACATCCCGGTCTTCAACCTGGTGCGCCTGTACGGCACCGAGCTGGAGGAGTGGCGCGAAAGCCCGGTCGGGATCGCCCCTCTTGAGGTCTCCTGGGCCATCGCCAACCCGGAGACGACCGGGGCGATCGAGCCCACAGTCCTCAGCGCCAAGCGCAAAAAGATCCTCGAAGAGGGCAATAAACCGCTCTATTACTACGATCTGGTTGACGAAAATGTCGATCACCTGCTGTTACGCATCAACGCCTGGTCGCACTTGCAGCGCACGGCCAATCACGACAAAAAAGTCGCGCTGCTCTATTACAACCACAGCCAGGGCAAACAGAATATCGGCGCCAGCTATCTGAATGTGTTCCGCAGCGTGGCGGCAATCATCGCGCGGATGCGGGCGGAAGGCTACCGGATCAGCGGTGACGGCACCCTCAGCGAAGAGAAAGTGCGCCGCATGATTCTGCGCAGCGGCCGCAATATCGGCTCATGGGCGCCGGGAGAGCTGGAGACCCTGCTGGCCGAAGGTGAGGTTGAGCTGGTGCCGATCGCCACCTACCGGCGCTGGTTTGACGCCCTTCCCGAGGCGTTTACCCGGCCGGTCCTGGAGCAGTGGGGAGAGCCGGAACAGAGCGACATCATGACCAAGGACGGCAATATTATCCTTCCCATGGTGCGGTTGGGGAATCTGGTGCTGTTGCCGGAACCGTCGCGCGGCTGGAGCGACGATCCGATCAAGCTCTATCACGATCCGACCGTTTACCCGCACCATCAGTACATTGCCGCCTACCTGTGGTTACAGCATCAGTTCAATGCCGATGCCATGATTCATCTGGGAACGCATGCGACCTACGAATGGCTGCCGGGCAAGCAGGCCGGGCTGGCCGCCTCGGATCCTTCGGAGATCATGGTCGGCAATATTCCCAATGTCTATCCCTACATTGTCGATGATGTCGGCGAAGGGATTCAGGCCAAACGGCGTGGGCGCGGGGTGATTATCGATCATCTGACCCCGGCGTTAAAGGATGTTGACCTGCATGATGACTTGAGTGAGCTCCGTGATCTGCTGCGTCGCTATGAAGTGAGTGCCGGTATGGGAGGGGCAACGGCTGACGAATATCTGCGGCAGATCGATGCCCTGTTGAGGCAAACGGGGATCGGCGAGGCACTGGCCATCGACAAGATGACCGCGGCGGATGTCGAAAAAATCGATCACTATCTGCACGAGGTTGATGACGGCGTCATCCCTTTCGGCATGCATACCTTCGGCACGTCCTATGCGCAGCAGGGATTGGACAGCACTCTGGAGGTGATCAGTGCCGCCCATCCGGACCTGGACCGGCGGCAGCTGGAAAAAAATCTCGCTGCTTCGGCGCAACGGGAAATGGACCAGCTGATCAACGCCCTTGACGGCGGCTATATTGGTGCCGGAGAGGGGAATGATCCGCTGAGAAACCCCCACGCTCTGCCGACCGGGAAAAATTTTTACGGTTTTTCGGCGGCCCGTTTGCCGAGCAAGGCCGCCTGGAAACTGGGGCAAAAGGCCGCGGAGGATTTGATCGCGGAACAGCGCGCCGAAGATGGCGGTTACCCGCGCAAAGTGGCGGTTGTGCTGTGGGCGGTCGAGAGCATTCGCAACGAAGGGGTCAACGAAAGCACCATTCTGGCCCTGCTCGGCATGGAGCCGATCTGGGACAGCAGCGGCCGGGTCACCGGCACCCGGCCCGTTCCGGGCAACCAACTGGGGCGGCCGCGTATCGATGTTCTGGTCAACCCGTCCGGTTTATATCGCGATCTGTTTCCCGAAAAACTCCTCTGGCTGGATGACGCCATTCAACAGGCGGCCCTGCAGACCGACATCGAAAACATCCTCGCCGACAACAATCGCCAGCTCGAAGCCGCCCTGCTGGAGCAGGGGGTCGGTCCTGAACAGGCCGCGGCGCAATCACGGCTGCGGATCTTTACCGAAAAGCCCGGCTCGTACGGCAACGGTGTTTCCGAACTCGCCGGAGCATCCGGGTTCTGGGAATCGGATCAGGAGATTGCCGGGGTGTTTCTCAACCGCAGCAGTTATGCCATCGGTAACGGTCAGTGGGGCGTTCCCTCCCGACAGCTGTTGACGGAAAATCTCAAGGAGGTGGATACCGCGGTCCATTCGATCTCCTCAAACATCTACGCGACCATGGATAACGATGACATGTTCCAGTATCTGGGCGGGCTGTCCCTAGCGGTACGCACGGTTCGCGGCGAGGCACCCAAAAGCCGGGTCACCCTGCAGAAAATGCCCGGTCAGGTTGAGGTGGCGCCGTTGAAGCGGGTGCTCAGTCAGGAACTGCAGCAGCGCTATCTGAACCCCCAATGGATTGAAGGGATGAAACAGGAGAACTACGCCGGTGCCCATGAGATGGCCAAGTTTGTCGAATACCTGTGGGGCTGGCAGGTGACGACGCCGGATGCGGTGGCGGAGGTCTCCTGGAATCAGGTCAAAGAGGTCTATGTCGACGACAAATACCGCCAGGGGTTAAAGGAGTTTTTCGCCGCCAACAATCCGTGGGCCTATCAGTCGATCACGGCGCGCATGCTCGAAGCGGTGCGCAAAGGCTACTGGCACACGACCGAGCAGGTCAAGCAACAGCTGGCCCGGGAGTATATCGACAACGTTCTGCGCCAGGGCGTGGCCTGTTGCGACCACACCTGCAACAACCCGGCTCTCAATCAGATGGTGATCAATATCGCCTCATTGCCGGGGGTGATGGACCCGCGGCTGGTGGAACAGTTCAAGATCGCCATTGAAAAAATGGCGCAAAGCTCTCTGGAAGAACAACTGGAGCAGCGTCAACAGTTGCAACGCCAACTGCAGGCCGGATTTGAAGCGCAACAGATGGCGCGGCGCAATGAGCAACAGGCCCGGCAGGAAGAAACGCAGGCAGCGCAGTCGGGCGGCCCGGAGGACCGGCAGGTCACCGGCTATAAGATGGACAAGGTCAGCCGCGAGGACGAAACCACCGAGCTGAGCTCCTCGGGCATCCAGTGGCTGGCGGCGTTCAGCGTCATGGTGGTGCTGACAGTGGTTGCGGGCGCGATCTGGTGGCGTCGCCGCCAGCAGGGGTAA
- a CDS encoding DUF2149 domain-containing protein, with amino-acid sequence MSISRRQRRYFARPSGGRQGADEDPLTGIANLFDLGLVFIVALIISVFSAYHLEDLFDQNSEMTVMKRTADGQLEIITKKGRKIEAFRSTQQQTSGQGERLGTAYRLKDGSMVYVPED; translated from the coding sequence ATGAGCATTTCGCGCAGGCAACGACGTTACTTTGCCCGCCCCAGCGGCGGGCGGCAGGGCGCGGATGAAGATCCGTTGACCGGGATCGCCAATCTGTTTGACCTCGGTCTGGTGTTTATCGTCGCGTTGATCATTTCGGTTTTTTCCGCCTATCACCTGGAGGATTTGTTCGATCAGAACAGCGAAATGACGGTGATGAAGCGCACCGCCGACGGCCAGCTGGAGATCATCACCAAGAAAGGGCGCAAGATTGAAGCCTTTCGCTCGACACAGCAGCAGACCTCGGGGCAGGGCGAACGGCTGGGAACCGCTTATCGCCTCAAGGACGGCAGCATGGTCTATGTGCCGGAAGATTGA
- a CDS encoding MotA/TolQ/ExbB proton channel family protein, with protein sequence MAVIKTYIYLISTALFYPVLVLLAALSVWALLLLGFFCADAYERLRLIPLKQADELLADPDPRRQRCSHAVRAYLRELRALLGRGGAARDLEIEHLLQQHRRRLDKKLDQLMILVRTGPGLGLIGTLIPMGTGLAALGQGDMTRLAADLVIAFTTTVVGMAVGLLAYVLHSVQKRWHEEDLLQMELATELLVDGTATDRQNATQREQGVRAA encoded by the coding sequence ATGGCTGTTATCAAAACCTATATCTATCTTATTTCCACCGCCCTGTTTTACCCGGTGCTGGTGCTGCTGGCGGCGCTGTCGGTGTGGGCTTTGCTGTTACTCGGTTTTTTCTGCGCCGATGCCTATGAGCGGCTGCGCCTGATTCCGCTGAAGCAGGCGGATGAACTGCTCGCAGATCCCGACCCGCGCCGCCAGCGCTGCAGCCATGCGGTGCGTGCCTATCTGCGCGAACTCCGGGCGCTGCTTGGGCGCGGCGGCGCGGCGCGGGATCTGGAGATCGAACACCTGCTCCAGCAGCATCGCCGCCGTCTGGACAAAAAGTTGGATCAACTGATGATCCTGGTGCGCACCGGCCCCGGTCTCGGCCTGATCGGCACCCTGATTCCCATGGGCACCGGTCTGGCCGCTCTCGGCCAGGGGGATATGACCCGGCTGGCCGCCGATCTGGTGATCGCGTTTACCACCACCGTGGTCGGCATGGCGGTCGGCCTGTTGGCCTATGTGCTGCACAGTGTGCAGAAACGTTGGCACGAGGAGGATCTGCTGCAGATGGAGCTGGCGACCGAGCTGCTGGTCGACGGCACGGCAACGGACAGACAAAATGCGACGCAGCGGGAGCAGGGGGTGAGGGCGGCATGA
- a CDS encoding DUF2162 family putative transporter, producing MEFKSLVLGLVFGLGVFAVKSGIGLGALVGAIDQPRRRRLATLGHLLAYLALFGLGALLLRQITLVDYFPRVQSLFRVGTILHLLLVVALGGWGLVLLFGRRAKTGWQRRGWLLLSLPCPVCATVIVLETALVMQFFPHRALLAVAAMASGFVSVQFLTALMLRRGLRQTEKEEGGGERTLGLLMVLLSAYFVLAACLMPQFAQFDRIYRLCAAGDGFRGEGNQLLVTLFAMAAVAGVGMVLRLRHMKRI from the coding sequence ATGGAATTCAAAAGCCTGGTTCTGGGGCTGGTGTTCGGTCTGGGCGTGTTTGCCGTCAAAAGCGGTATCGGCCTGGGCGCGCTGGTTGGTGCCATTGACCAACCGCGCCGCAGACGGTTGGCGACGCTCGGGCACCTGCTCGCGTATCTGGCCCTGTTCGGCCTCGGCGCGCTGTTGCTGCGCCAGATCACCCTGGTGGACTATTTTCCCCGAGTGCAAAGCCTGTTTCGTGTCGGCACCATCCTGCATCTGCTTTTGGTGGTGGCCCTGGGCGGCTGGGGCCTGGTGCTGTTGTTCGGTCGCCGCGCCAAAACGGGCTGGCAGCGGCGCGGCTGGCTGTTGTTGAGCCTGCCCTGCCCGGTGTGCGCCACGGTGATTGTGTTGGAAACCGCCCTGGTCATGCAGTTTTTTCCGCACCGGGCGCTGCTCGCCGTTGCCGCCATGGCATCGGGGTTTGTGTCGGTGCAGTTTCTCACGGCGTTGATGCTGCGCCGCGGCCTGCGCCAGACGGAAAAAGAAGAGGGCGGGGGCGAGCGCACTCTCGGCCTGCTCATGGTGCTGCTTTCGGCTTATTTTGTCCTCGCCGCCTGCCTGATGCCGCAGTTTGCCCAATTCGATCGTATCTATCGGCTGTGCGCTGCCGGCGATGGTTTTCGCGGAGAAGGGAACCAACTGCTGGTGACGTTGTTTGCCATGGCGGCGGTCGCCGGGGTGGGCATGGTGTTGCGTTTGCGTCATATGAAAAGGATCTGA